One Rhodococcus sp. P1Y DNA window includes the following coding sequences:
- a CDS encoding metal-sensitive transcriptional regulator: MIGDEDSIALVLNRLRRAHGQLAGVIGMIENGRDCKDVVTQLAAVSRALDKAGFKIVATGLRECMTGETADNKEPMTEAELEKLFLALA, translated from the coding sequence ATGATCGGCGACGAAGACAGCATCGCATTGGTACTCAACCGCCTACGCCGCGCACACGGCCAACTCGCCGGCGTAATTGGCATGATCGAGAACGGGCGCGACTGCAAAGACGTCGTCACCCAACTCGCCGCAGTCTCCCGAGCCCTCGACAAAGCCGGATTCAAGATCGTCGCCACCGGCCTTCGTGAATGTATGACCGGCGAAACTGCCGACAACAAAGAACCCATGACCGAGGCGGAGCTGGAAAAACTCTTCCTCGCATTGGCTTGA
- a CDS encoding DUF302 domain-containing protein encodes MNIALSTTLIDTDFDTAVSSVKAALSEQGFGVLTEIDMQATLKAKLGEDMEQYLILGACNPTLAHRAVGVMRQIGLLLPCNVVVRADTSAPGSVIVEAMNPDIMVEATGEPALSDVAAEATTKLQAAIDALSGQGAERS; translated from the coding sequence ATGAACATCGCACTTTCGACCACCCTGATCGATACCGACTTCGATACCGCAGTCTCGTCCGTCAAAGCAGCACTGTCCGAGCAAGGATTCGGCGTGCTCACCGAGATCGACATGCAGGCCACACTCAAAGCCAAACTCGGCGAAGACATGGAGCAGTATCTGATCCTCGGTGCCTGCAATCCGACCCTCGCGCACCGCGCCGTGGGAGTCATGCGCCAGATCGGCCTGCTGCTGCCGTGCAATGTCGTCGTCCGCGCTGACACGAGCGCACCAGGATCGGTGATCGTCGAGGCGATGAACCCGGACATCATGGTCGAAGCGACCGGCGAACCCGCACTGTCCGACGTCGCCGCCGAGGCCACCACCAAGCTCCAGGCCGCCATCGACGCTCTCAGCGGCCAGGGCGCAGAACGCAGCTGA
- a CDS encoding MMPL family transporter produces the protein MSVPDTVEAAGRDNRPHPSAPGALGRLGSAMVTRRRWVFGVWLIALIALGSAAPSVFSSLAGAGWQANGSESVQVRELAQQHFGGNSSAAVQVVVHSDTASIDDPAVQQTLTDVAAVFDGDARFGEIIAPQPGMTISPDGHTGILIAGANASTDDMVKAVDEVKGELTALSGNGIEVYPTGSSALWSDFNKANHDAMIQAELFSWPVTLAIMVLAFGSLVAAGLPLLLTVAGLVASAGGLVLLNEVTPISVWAMNFAMMFALALGIDYALFIVARFRDALRNADSRAAVAETMDTAGKAVVLSGLTVLVSLSAVLLVPAPAVRTMAVGIMLAVAFVLIATMTLLPATLGALGSKVNAASLPYAKRQQHRSPRFAAWGELLYKHPWPFALVSVGILIALALPVLGLKVAMPSIAVVPEDAPVRQGYELVQAQFGDGAPGALQIVVPSSDAAATATAASSVDGISMVTPPQPAADGSNYSLLQALPTVDPSDEAMSTILDGLRAQLPDSALVGGAPAENLDLQQALNDYLPLVIGIILALGFLLLLVALQAPLIAILGTAVSLLSTAAAFGVAKLIFQDGHGASLLGFTPQGFLDGWGPVFFFAMIFAIAMDYTVFLLATAKEHYEKTGDPKMAQVDGLAHSGRVIFAAAAVMVAVFFTFALSDPLPPKEMGIILGVAVLLDAFLIRLILLPVLLRLSGHAAWWSPSWLRRVLPSISFSH, from the coding sequence ATGTCCGTGCCCGACACCGTCGAAGCCGCCGGCCGCGACAACCGCCCTCACCCATCCGCGCCCGGCGCGCTCGGTCGACTGGGGAGTGCGATGGTCACGCGCCGCCGGTGGGTGTTCGGAGTCTGGCTGATCGCCCTCATCGCCCTGGGATCTGCAGCACCATCGGTGTTTTCATCGCTCGCCGGCGCTGGGTGGCAGGCCAACGGATCCGAATCCGTCCAGGTCCGTGAACTCGCTCAGCAACATTTCGGCGGAAACTCCTCCGCAGCAGTGCAGGTGGTCGTGCACTCCGATACCGCCTCGATCGACGACCCAGCAGTGCAGCAGACACTGACCGACGTCGCGGCAGTGTTCGACGGCGACGCCCGCTTCGGGGAGATCATCGCTCCCCAGCCGGGGATGACCATCAGCCCCGACGGACACACCGGCATCCTCATCGCCGGCGCCAACGCGAGCACCGACGACATGGTCAAAGCCGTCGATGAGGTCAAAGGCGAGCTGACCGCGCTGTCCGGCAACGGTATCGAGGTCTATCCCACGGGCTCCTCGGCCTTGTGGTCCGACTTCAACAAAGCCAATCACGATGCAATGATCCAAGCCGAATTGTTCTCCTGGCCGGTCACATTGGCGATCATGGTCCTCGCGTTCGGCTCTCTCGTCGCCGCAGGGTTGCCCTTGCTGCTCACTGTCGCAGGCCTCGTTGCGTCCGCAGGCGGGTTGGTGCTCCTCAACGAAGTCACACCGATTTCGGTGTGGGCGATGAATTTCGCGATGATGTTCGCCCTCGCGCTCGGTATCGACTACGCCCTGTTCATCGTCGCCAGGTTCCGCGACGCACTGCGCAACGCGGACTCTCGGGCTGCGGTCGCCGAAACCATGGACACCGCAGGGAAAGCCGTGGTCCTGTCCGGCCTCACCGTCCTGGTGAGCCTCTCGGCAGTGCTTCTCGTTCCCGCACCGGCGGTGCGCACCATGGCCGTGGGCATCATGCTGGCCGTTGCCTTCGTCTTGATCGCCACCATGACGTTGCTGCCGGCCACGCTGGGTGCGCTCGGCTCCAAGGTCAACGCCGCATCGCTGCCCTACGCCAAGCGTCAGCAGCACCGCTCTCCGAGATTCGCGGCGTGGGGCGAACTGCTGTACAAGCACCCCTGGCCGTTCGCGCTGGTGTCTGTCGGCATCCTTATCGCGCTGGCTCTTCCGGTCCTCGGACTGAAAGTGGCGATGCCCTCGATCGCTGTCGTCCCCGAGGATGCACCCGTTCGGCAGGGTTACGAGCTGGTTCAAGCCCAGTTCGGTGACGGTGCACCCGGCGCACTGCAGATCGTCGTCCCCTCTTCCGACGCAGCCGCGACGGCCACCGCGGCAAGCAGCGTCGATGGGATCTCGATGGTCACCCCACCGCAGCCTGCCGCGGACGGCTCGAACTATTCACTGCTACAGGCACTTCCTACCGTGGATCCCTCTGACGAGGCCATGAGCACGATCCTCGACGGCCTACGTGCTCAGCTGCCGGATTCGGCGCTCGTCGGCGGTGCCCCGGCGGAGAACCTCGATCTGCAGCAAGCACTGAACGACTACCTACCGCTGGTCATCGGAATTATCCTCGCCCTCGGATTCCTTCTGTTGCTCGTGGCGTTGCAGGCACCCCTGATCGCGATACTCGGCACCGCCGTCAGTCTGCTCTCGACGGCCGCGGCGTTCGGTGTCGCGAAGCTGATCTTCCAAGACGGGCACGGTGCATCACTGCTCGGCTTCACCCCACAAGGGTTCCTCGACGGCTGGGGACCGGTGTTCTTTTTCGCGATGATCTTCGCCATCGCGATGGACTACACGGTGTTCCTCCTCGCCACCGCGAAAGAGCACTACGAGAAGACCGGTGACCCGAAAATGGCGCAGGTCGACGGTCTCGCGCACTCCGGCCGGGTCATCTTCGCTGCCGCCGCGGTCATGGTCGCTGTGTTCTTCACCTTCGCGCTCTCCGATCCGCTGCCGCCGAAAGAGATGGGCATCATCCTCGGAGTCGCGGTATTGCTCGACGCCTTCCTGATCAGATTGATACTCCTGCCTGTCCTGCTCCGACTGAGCGGGCACGCCGCATGGTGGTCACCCTCCTGGCTGCGCAGGGTGTTGCCGTCGATCAGTTTCTCGCACTGA
- a CDS encoding BlaI/MecI/CopY family transcriptional regulator, with the protein MRRGSGKLEESILRLLGEHNELAVSEARELLGSDLAHTTVMTALSRLHSKRLVDRERRGRSYVYTLRAPVDELPALRAAMRMRTELDARAERADVLANFVASLDPEDESVLRKLLSQNGVTKKDGRQ; encoded by the coding sequence GTGCGACGAGGATCCGGTAAGTTGGAGGAGTCGATCCTTCGGTTGCTCGGCGAGCATAACGAGCTGGCGGTTTCCGAGGCTCGCGAGTTGCTCGGATCCGACCTCGCACACACGACAGTGATGACGGCGCTGAGTCGACTACACAGCAAAAGACTCGTCGACCGGGAACGACGCGGCCGTTCGTATGTCTACACCCTCCGTGCGCCAGTGGATGAGCTGCCGGCCTTACGAGCAGCAATGCGAATGCGGACCGAACTCGATGCACGTGCAGAACGAGCCGACGTTCTCGCCAACTTCGTCGCATCGCTCGATCCTGAAGATGAGTCCGTTCTTCGAAAACTGCTGTCCCAGAATGGTGTAACCAAGAAGGACGGCAGGCAATGA
- a CDS encoding M56 family metallopeptidase, with product MTLLLVVAALPWLMSVALRMYSGRIENHFAPQTTVSIFPILAAVSAFAVAASALAVASVLVASKRGVAVAIGIAILGWVAWRLVLVARHLSRVLASARDAAKFGENADAGSRTVVVDSPEPDAFAVASGGGAVVITTALVDALSDPELNAVIRHERAHLRFRHTFWTQMVEVAAQFDPLLRPVVRHVRHAAERQADEWAARQDRPATMSAVARTVLLRAHLAQQSTALSSTGGDVVRRVRALTEPPPPPQRRPIILAALALIVTFSAISIALVDVVQDVIAPEGGEAPTSVFR from the coding sequence ATGACTCTGCTGCTTGTCGTCGCCGCACTACCCTGGCTCATGTCGGTCGCGCTGCGGATGTACAGCGGGCGCATCGAGAACCATTTCGCACCACAGACCACTGTCTCGATCTTTCCCATTCTTGCGGCTGTCAGCGCATTCGCCGTTGCGGCGTCTGCGCTGGCAGTGGCATCGGTGTTGGTCGCATCGAAACGGGGAGTGGCAGTCGCAATCGGAATCGCGATACTCGGTTGGGTCGCATGGAGGCTCGTACTGGTTGCGAGACACCTCTCCCGCGTTCTGGCCAGCGCCCGAGATGCAGCGAAGTTCGGAGAGAACGCAGACGCCGGATCAAGAACCGTCGTCGTGGATTCGCCCGAGCCCGATGCATTCGCCGTCGCGTCCGGTGGCGGTGCGGTGGTGATCACCACAGCACTCGTCGACGCTCTGTCCGATCCCGAATTGAATGCCGTGATTCGACACGAACGAGCGCACCTTCGCTTTCGGCACACCTTCTGGACACAGATGGTCGAAGTTGCCGCGCAATTCGATCCTCTACTTCGCCCAGTCGTTCGGCACGTACGCCACGCAGCCGAGCGCCAAGCAGACGAATGGGCAGCGCGTCAGGACCGGCCGGCAACGATGTCCGCCGTGGCGAGAACCGTACTACTGCGCGCCCACCTCGCACAGCAATCGACTGCGTTGTCCAGCACCGGCGGCGACGTCGTACGCCGGGTCCGCGCTCTGACCGAACCTCCGCCTCCACCGCAACGTCGTCCGATCATTCTCGCGGCATTGGCGTTGATCGTGACGTTCTCGGCAATTTCGATTGCGTTGGTCGATGTGGTGCAGGACGTGATCGCCCCGGAAGGCGGCGAGGCACCGACGTCGGTGTTTCGGTGA
- a CDS encoding VIT1/CCC1 transporter family protein translates to MSDLTSGGHEAEPHRNIGGRLNWLRAGVLGANDGIVSVAGLVVGVAAATVERGPVLTAGTAGLVAGAVSMALGEYVSVSTQRDTEIALLSKERRELDEEPEQELAELVAMYEDKGLSPETAWIVAEELTAHDSFAAHVDIELGIDPDALTNPWQAAASSAIAFVSGALLPLLAIVLLPASSRIAVTFAVVLVALAATGTISAWLGGSSRWPAVTRIVTGGALAMIVTYGVGQLAGVAGI, encoded by the coding sequence ATGTCGGATCTGACCTCAGGGGGACACGAGGCCGAGCCTCACCGGAATATCGGTGGGCGTCTGAATTGGCTTCGAGCCGGTGTGCTCGGCGCAAACGACGGCATCGTGTCGGTCGCAGGCTTGGTCGTGGGTGTTGCGGCGGCCACCGTAGAACGCGGGCCTGTCCTCACGGCGGGAACCGCGGGGCTCGTTGCCGGCGCAGTATCGATGGCTCTCGGTGAATACGTCTCTGTGAGTACGCAGCGCGATACCGAAATAGCTCTGCTGAGCAAAGAACGTCGAGAACTGGACGAGGAGCCTGAGCAAGAGCTCGCTGAGCTCGTTGCGATGTACGAGGACAAGGGCCTGTCGCCTGAGACCGCCTGGATCGTCGCAGAGGAGTTGACTGCCCACGATTCCTTTGCCGCGCATGTCGATATCGAATTGGGTATCGATCCAGACGCACTGACCAATCCATGGCAAGCGGCAGCATCGTCGGCGATCGCGTTCGTCAGCGGCGCTCTGCTTCCGCTGTTGGCGATCGTGCTTCTGCCCGCGTCGAGTCGTATAGCGGTGACGTTCGCGGTGGTCTTGGTTGCACTTGCCGCGACGGGGACGATCAGTGCGTGGCTCGGAGGTTCATCCCGTTGGCCCGCAGTGACGCGGATAGTGACCGGAGGAGCCTTGGCGATGATCGTCACCTACGGTGTCGGTCAACTCGCCGGCGTCGCTGGCATCTGA
- a CDS encoding DUF2231 domain-containing protein: protein MSTTDGLPVHILLVHFIVVLAPLTAVLAIGSSIWPAMRNRLVWLVAVLAVVTLVVTPLTTDAGEWLEKRVPESASVETHAELGDSMLYIALGLALVAALLVAQHIRDRRGTQPVKWQSIAGIVFAVVIGVATIVQVYRIGESGARAAWEDAFTSAPAQDGPGE, encoded by the coding sequence GTGTCGACAACCGACGGCTTGCCCGTTCATATCCTGCTGGTGCACTTCATCGTGGTGCTCGCGCCTCTGACGGCAGTTCTCGCCATAGGGTCGAGTATCTGGCCTGCGATGCGGAACAGGCTGGTCTGGTTGGTCGCGGTGCTCGCCGTGGTCACGCTCGTGGTGACGCCATTGACCACCGATGCGGGTGAGTGGCTGGAAAAGCGGGTTCCGGAGTCGGCGTCCGTCGAGACGCATGCCGAACTCGGCGACTCGATGCTCTACATCGCGTTGGGACTAGCACTTGTTGCCGCACTGCTTGTGGCGCAGCATATTCGAGATCGCCGCGGGACACAGCCGGTCAAGTGGCAGTCGATAGCCGGCATCGTCTTCGCCGTCGTGATCGGTGTAGCGACGATCGTGCAGGTGTATCGAATCGGAGAATCAGGGGCACGGGCCGCGTGGGAGGACGCATTCACCTCTGCCCCGGCGCAGGATGGTCCCGGCGAGTGA